One genomic window of Candidatus Pseudobacter hemicellulosilyticus includes the following:
- the rimP gene encoding ribosome assembly cofactor RimP — MSTETHVQAIEKMVEALLVEDPAYFLVDIRIKPTNNVKLFLDGDQGITVEKCIQINRALYKQLEESGLFPADDFSLEVSSPGLDEPLRLQRQYNKNVGRPVEVLLTDGRKVEGKMTAVTEQGIEVEEVKYKNPVSANKARKPGKNDQLVMHQFPFDAIKSTKIQITF, encoded by the coding sequence ATGAGTACGGAAACACATGTTCAGGCTATAGAGAAGATGGTGGAAGCCCTTCTGGTAGAAGATCCGGCCTACTTTCTGGTGGATATCAGGATCAAGCCCACCAACAATGTCAAGCTTTTCCTGGATGGCGACCAGGGCATCACGGTAGAAAAATGCATTCAGATCAACCGTGCCCTGTACAAGCAACTGGAAGAGTCCGGACTGTTTCCCGCGGATGATTTTTCACTGGAAGTATCCTCCCCGGGCCTGGATGAGCCCCTCCGCCTCCAGCGCCAGTACAACAAGAATGTAGGCCGCCCCGTGGAAGTGCTGCTGACCGATGGACGCAAGGTGGAAGGCAAAATGACCGCCGTTACTGAGCAGGGGATTGAAGTGGAAGAAGTGAAATATAAGAATCCGGTATCTGCCAATAAAGCCCGGAAACCCGGTAAAAATGACCAGCTGGTCATGCACCAGTTTCCGTTCGACGCAATAAAATCAACAAAAATTCAAATAACGTTCTAA
- the nusA gene encoding transcription termination factor NusA — MASINLIEAFQDFKEAENIDRPTMMKVVEDVFKTLLRKKFGSDENFDVIVNAEKGDLEIIRRRMIVEDGAVQDPLAEVGYSEATKIEPDFEVGEELYEEVNILDFGRRAILAAKQTLASRISDLKKNVLVKKYGDRVGEITSAEVYQVWKKEILLLDEEGNELILPKSEQIPQDYFKKGENIRAVVKKVELKNNSPVIILSRTSPSFLAKLLEIEVPEIFDGLIVIKKIVREPGERAKVAVESYDDRIDPVGACVGMKGSRIHGIVRELKNENIDVINWTNNVQLLIQRSLTPAKITTMDLDNDKKQANVYLKPDQVSLAIGKKGVNIKLAQELTGFSIDVYRDTEGEPQEFDIDLEEFSDEIETWIIDEFKRIGCDTARSVLDLTPQELERRTDLEKETIDSVRAILKEEFEKE, encoded by the coding sequence ATGGCAAGTATTAACCTGATTGAAGCTTTCCAGGACTTCAAAGAAGCCGAGAATATCGACCGTCCCACGATGATGAAAGTGGTGGAAGACGTGTTTAAGACATTGCTCCGCAAAAAGTTCGGCAGCGATGAGAACTTCGACGTGATCGTGAACGCCGAAAAAGGTGACCTGGAGATCATCCGCCGGCGGATGATTGTGGAAGATGGCGCGGTGCAGGACCCGCTGGCCGAAGTGGGCTATAGCGAGGCTACCAAGATTGAGCCTGACTTTGAAGTGGGCGAGGAACTGTATGAGGAGGTCAATATCCTGGATTTTGGCCGCAGGGCCATCCTGGCCGCCAAACAGACCCTGGCCAGCCGTATCAGCGACCTGAAAAAGAACGTTCTGGTGAAAAAATACGGTGACCGCGTAGGCGAGATCACCAGTGCTGAAGTATACCAGGTCTGGAAAAAAGAGATCCTGCTCCTGGACGAGGAAGGTAATGAGCTGATCCTCCCCAAGTCCGAACAGATCCCCCAGGATTATTTCAAGAAAGGCGAGAATATCCGGGCGGTGGTTAAAAAAGTAGAATTAAAAAATAATTCGCCGGTGATCATTCTTTCGCGCACCTCTCCGTCATTTCTTGCTAAATTGCTGGAAATTGAGGTTCCCGAGATCTTTGACGGTCTGATCGTGATCAAAAAGATCGTCCGTGAACCCGGCGAAAGAGCTAAAGTAGCCGTAGAGTCCTATGATGACCGGATTGACCCGGTAGGCGCCTGCGTAGGTATGAAAGGCAGCCGTATCCATGGCATTGTACGGGAATTGAAAAATGAGAATATAGACGTCATCAACTGGACCAACAACGTTCAGCTCCTGATCCAGCGCTCTCTTACTCCCGCCAAGATCACTACCATGGACCTGGATAATGATAAAAAGCAGGCCAACGTATACCTTAAGCCCGACCAGGTATCCCTGGCCATCGGTAAAAAAGGCGTAAATATCAAACTGGCGCAGGAATTGACAGGATTTAGCATCGATGTTTACCGGGATACCGAAGGTGAACCCCAGGAATTCGATATCGACCTCGAAGAATTCAGCGATGAGATCGAGACCTGGATCATTGACGAATTCAAAAGGATCGGTTGCGATACCGCCCGCAGCGTACTGGACCTTACACCCCAGGAACTGGAAAGAAGGACCGACCTGGAAAAAGAAACAATTGACAGTGTGCGGGCAATATTGAAGGAAGAGTTCGAGAAGGAGTAA
- the infB gene encoding translation initiation factor IF-2, with the protein MAETTTPRLMAAAKEFNVGKETVVDFLVGKGFSKDDLKPTSKLTEDMYRALQQEFQSDKVAKLKSDQIDLPKGSLEAKKKKEEEAAPAVKKEIKKAEQPAEEVKEEVAPPPPVEPLIQPALEPVQAEEPPQPQPQPQQQPEPAPEPEIVKLEAPEIEGPKVFDKIDLSAIDSSTRPKKTVKKKPEEPEPVAEAETPQVAEEPQPVQEAPVVAEEKPVVETPAAVEEPAVETPVAIEETPVAAQETEEETGPVITNIKAEKLEGPKILGKIELPVGGEARPKPTVGEEKRKRKRIPIEKRGAQTPQQSAAHLFKKPEGQQQRPGGGQGQGGGHNQGGGGQFRRDNNRGGSHHHGQGQNRGGRHIITREPKEINEKEIQNKIRETQAKLAGTSGRGKSLKAKYRREKRQGMADHAGDDNMQDSKLQVTEFISVSELANLMDVSFAEVISKCMSLGLMVSINQRLDAEVIELVAGEFGFSVEFIDMEKQMEMEEEIDEDDEADLLPRAPIVTIMGHVDHGKTSLLDYIRNTTVVAGEAGGITQHIGAYEVTLSNGKKIAFLDTPGHEAFTAMRARGAKITDIAVIVVAADDAVMPQTREAISHAQAANVPMIFAVNKIDKDGANPQKIYEQLAGMNILVEAWGGKFQNQELSAKKGLNVDVLLEKILLEAELLNLKANPEREASGTIIEATLDKGRGYVATVLVQNGTLKPGELVVSGQFYGRVKAMFNERNKRVDDAPPSTPVLILGLNGAPQAGEKFRVYQDESEAKEVANRRAQILREQGLRTKKHITLDEIGRRLALGNFKQLNLIIKGDVDGSVEALSDSLQKLSTEEIVVSVVHKAVGAITESDVLLATASDAIVLGFNVRPSTQAARVAENEGVEIKLYSIIYNAIEEIKSAMEGMLEPKIQEKIVANVEIRNVFKFDKATVAGCYVLDGKIQRNSKIRLIRDGIVEYPKGEGQSAELASLKRFKDDVKEVVSGMECGLTIKNFNDLRVGDIVEAFEEEEVKRTL; encoded by the coding sequence ATGGCAGAAACAACAACACCCAGATTAATGGCCGCAGCCAAAGAGTTCAACGTCGGCAAAGAGACCGTTGTTGACTTTTTGGTGGGTAAGGGATTTAGCAAAGACGATCTGAAACCTACGTCCAAACTGACGGAGGATATGTATCGTGCTTTGCAGCAGGAATTCCAGAGCGATAAGGTGGCGAAGTTAAAAAGCGACCAGATCGATCTGCCGAAAGGAAGCCTTGAGGCCAAGAAAAAGAAAGAAGAGGAAGCAGCGCCTGCTGTCAAGAAGGAGATTAAGAAAGCAGAACAGCCTGCCGAAGAGGTTAAAGAAGAAGTTGCGCCACCACCACCTGTAGAGCCGCTGATCCAGCCGGCTCTTGAACCTGTGCAGGCGGAAGAACCACCGCAGCCACAGCCACAACCGCAACAACAGCCGGAACCAGCGCCAGAACCAGAGATCGTTAAACTGGAAGCCCCCGAAATTGAAGGGCCCAAAGTATTCGATAAAATAGACCTCTCCGCCATTGATTCTTCCACAAGACCCAAGAAAACGGTTAAGAAAAAACCCGAAGAACCGGAGCCTGTGGCAGAAGCGGAAACACCCCAGGTAGCGGAAGAACCACAACCGGTGCAGGAAGCGCCTGTGGTAGCAGAAGAAAAACCAGTAGTAGAAACACCCGCAGCGGTTGAGGAACCCGCGGTTGAAACGCCTGTTGCCATAGAAGAAACACCAGTTGCAGCGCAAGAAACAGAGGAGGAAACGGGTCCCGTTATTACAAACATCAAGGCTGAAAAGTTGGAAGGTCCTAAGATTCTCGGCAAAATCGAGTTGCCCGTGGGGGGCGAAGCACGCCCCAAGCCGACCGTGGGCGAAGAAAAACGCAAACGCAAGCGCATCCCCATCGAAAAACGGGGCGCTCAGACCCCGCAGCAGAGTGCGGCACACCTGTTCAAAAAACCCGAAGGGCAGCAACAAAGGCCCGGCGGCGGTCAGGGACAGGGCGGTGGCCATAACCAGGGCGGCGGCGGTCAGTTCCGCAGGGATAATAACCGTGGCGGCAGCCATCACCATGGCCAGGGCCAGAACCGCGGTGGCAGACATATTATCACGCGTGAACCTAAAGAGATCAACGAAAAAGAGATCCAGAACAAGATACGTGAAACACAGGCCAAACTGGCCGGTACCTCCGGCAGGGGCAAGAGCCTCAAAGCCAAGTACCGCCGGGAAAAACGCCAGGGCATGGCTGATCATGCCGGCGACGATAACATGCAGGACAGCAAACTGCAGGTAACCGAGTTCATCAGCGTAAGCGAACTGGCCAACCTGATGGATGTAAGTTTTGCAGAAGTGATCAGCAAGTGTATGAGCCTCGGTCTCATGGTATCCATCAACCAGCGGCTTGACGCGGAAGTGATTGAGCTGGTGGCCGGTGAATTCGGCTTCAGTGTTGAATTCATCGACATGGAGAAACAAATGGAGATGGAGGAAGAGATCGATGAGGATGATGAGGCCGACCTGCTGCCCCGCGCACCCATTGTGACCATCATGGGTCACGTTGACCACGGTAAGACCTCGCTCCTTGACTATATCCGGAACACTACCGTAGTGGCTGGTGAAGCAGGTGGTATCACCCAGCACATCGGCGCCTACGAGGTGACCCTGTCCAACGGTAAAAAGATCGCTTTCCTGGATACGCCCGGTCACGAGGCCTTCACCGCCATGCGTGCCCGTGGCGCCAAGATCACCGATATTGCGGTGATAGTAGTAGCGGCTGACGATGCTGTGATGCCCCAGACCCGTGAGGCCATCAGCCACGCACAGGCTGCCAATGTACCCATGATCTTTGCCGTCAACAAGATTGATAAGGACGGAGCTAATCCGCAAAAGATATATGAGCAGCTGGCCGGTATGAACATCCTCGTGGAAGCATGGGGTGGTAAGTTCCAGAACCAGGAGCTCAGCGCCAAAAAAGGATTGAACGTGGATGTCCTGCTGGAGAAGATCCTGCTGGAAGCTGAACTGCTCAACCTCAAGGCCAACCCGGAGCGGGAAGCTTCAGGCACCATCATTGAGGCCACCCTGGATAAAGGCCGTGGTTATGTAGCCACCGTGCTGGTCCAGAACGGCACGCTGAAACCCGGCGAACTGGTAGTATCCGGTCAGTTCTACGGCCGCGTGAAAGCCATGTTCAACGAACGGAACAAACGCGTGGACGATGCACCGCCTTCTACCCCTGTACTGATCCTCGGTCTGAACGGCGCGCCCCAGGCCGGTGAGAAGTTCAGGGTTTACCAGGATGAATCCGAAGCCAAAGAAGTAGCCAACCGCCGCGCCCAGATCCTCCGTGAACAGGGCCTGCGCACCAAGAAACATATTACACTGGATGAAATTGGCCGACGTCTGGCGCTGGGTAACTTCAAACAGCTTAACCTCATCATCAAAGGTGACGTGGACGGTTCTGTGGAAGCCCTCAGTGACTCACTGCAGAAACTTTCTACCGAGGAGATCGTGGTGAGCGTGGTACACAAAGCCGTAGGCGCTATCACTGAAAGTGATGTGCTGCTGGCCACCGCCTCAGACGCCATCGTACTGGGCTTCAACGTACGTCCCTCTACCCAGGCTGCCCGCGTGGCCGAGAATGAAGGCGTGGAGATCAAACTCTACTCCATCATCTACAACGCCATCGAAGAGATCAAGAGCGCCATGGAAGGGATGCTGGAACCCAAGATCCAGGAAAAGATCGTTGCCAACGTGGAGATCAGGAACGTATTCAAGTTCGACAAAGCCACTGTTGCCGGTTGTTATGTACTGGATGGAAAGATCCAGCGCAACTCGAAGATCCGCCTGATCCGCGACGGTATCGTGGAATACCCCAAAGGCGAAGGTCAAAGCGCAGAGCTGGCCTCACTGAAACGCTTCAAGGACGACGTGAAGGAAGTGGTGTCTGGTATGGAATGCGGTCTGACCATCAAAAACTTCAACGACCTGCGCGTGGGCGATATCGTAGAAGCCTTCGAAGAAGAAGAAGTAAAACGGACATTATAA
- a CDS encoding peptidylprolyl isomerase, whose translation MKKLYTLIGAFCLLATASAQTTKKVVADKIVGIVGDKIILKSDVYNDIIDRQRRGEPVPPNANCYIMDQLLTLKALVLQADKDSIVVPEDEIEALLENQIRGFIQMYGSKDALQQIAGRTVYQIKEDFRQSFTERKKAERMRDNIVSNVKITPQEVKEYFDKIPKDSLRFYESEVEISEVILYPKASRDLEMLAIEELNDYKKQAEAGAQRFETLAQLYSDDPGSKENGGSYGINRTEKQMDPAFISNAFRLKEKQISPVFKSKFGYHIIKMESRAGDDAIVRHILRIPKITDDEVNEAIERLDSVRAKLIAGTMTFGEAVAKYSDDEAAKYTGGRRMNQGGGTFLALDQLDKETVELLAKTKMKPGEYSKPVTFMDERQKKGVRIVYLQSRTEPHRENMKDDYDRVAQRALEMKKQEVLEKWFASRISSYYLMIDDEFRDCDSLDNWLRYSVKTNP comes from the coding sequence ATGAAAAAGTTATATACACTGATTGGCGCCTTTTGCCTGCTGGCTACTGCATCGGCGCAGACCACAAAAAAAGTGGTGGCTGACAAGATCGTTGGAATTGTAGGGGACAAGATCATCCTGAAATCCGATGTCTACAATGATATCATTGACCGTCAGCGCCGCGGAGAGCCCGTTCCGCCCAATGCCAACTGCTATATCATGGACCAGCTGCTGACGCTGAAAGCCCTGGTGCTGCAGGCCGATAAAGACTCCATTGTTGTTCCTGAAGACGAGATTGAAGCCCTGCTGGAAAACCAGATCCGCGGCTTTATACAGATGTATGGATCCAAAGATGCGTTGCAGCAGATCGCCGGTCGTACTGTGTACCAGATCAAGGAAGATTTCCGCCAGTCCTTTACCGAACGCAAGAAAGCGGAAAGGATGCGGGACAATATCGTGTCCAACGTAAAGATCACTCCCCAGGAAGTAAAAGAATATTTTGATAAGATCCCTAAAGACAGTCTCCGGTTCTATGAATCCGAAGTGGAGATCAGTGAGGTGATCCTTTATCCCAAAGCCAGCCGCGACCTGGAAATGCTGGCTATAGAAGAGTTGAATGATTACAAGAAACAGGCCGAGGCCGGCGCCCAGCGTTTTGAGACCCTGGCGCAGCTGTACTCAGATGATCCGGGCAGTAAAGAGAATGGCGGCAGCTACGGTATCAACCGTACGGAAAAGCAAATGGACCCTGCCTTCATCAGCAACGCCTTCCGCCTGAAAGAAAAACAGATCAGCCCCGTGTTCAAATCCAAGTTCGGTTACCATATCATCAAAATGGAAAGCCGCGCCGGAGATGACGCTATCGTTCGCCATATCCTCCGTATCCCCAAGATCACCGATGATGAAGTGAATGAGGCTATCGAACGGCTGGATTCCGTCCGCGCCAAACTGATCGCCGGCACCATGACCTTCGGTGAAGCCGTTGCCAAATACAGTGATGATGAAGCCGCCAAATATACCGGTGGCCGCAGGATGAACCAGGGCGGTGGCACCTTCCTGGCCCTGGACCAGCTGGACAAAGAAACAGTGGAACTGCTGGCCAAGACTAAAATGAAACCGGGCGAGTATTCCAAGCCTGTTACCTTCATGGATGAGCGGCAGAAAAAAGGTGTACGGATTGTATACCTCCAGTCCAGGACCGAGCCCCACCGCGAGAATATGAAGGATGATTATGACCGGGTAGCCCAGCGCGCCCTTGAAATGAAAAAACAGGAAGTACTGGAAAAATGGTTCGCTTCCCGGATCTCTTCCTACTACCTGATGATAGATGATGAATTCAGGGATTGTGATTCACTGGACAACTGGTTGCGGTATTCAGTAAAAACAAATCCATAG
- a CDS encoding response regulator transcription factor, with the protein MEKISVLIADDHKLIRETWSFILNNDPRFVVVADCGDTDQAVELARSKKPQIVLMDINMAPTSGFEATEKIRKLSPASRIIGISMHSQPAYAKKMLQIGAKGYVTKNSSKEEMIAAILEVHSGNRYICDEIKNNISELVLEENREMPNVNSLTDREIQIIHLIKEGQSSKEIASGLKISLKTVEVHRHNILKKLKLKNSASLVNFINSVATNI; encoded by the coding sequence ATGGAAAAGATCAGTGTACTGATTGCTGATGACCACAAACTGATCAGGGAAACCTGGAGCTTTATATTAAATAATGACCCCCGCTTTGTGGTGGTAGCCGATTGCGGCGACACCGACCAGGCGGTAGAACTGGCGCGCAGTAAAAAACCGCAGATCGTGTTGATGGATATCAATATGGCGCCCACCTCCGGCTTTGAAGCCACCGAAAAGATCCGGAAGCTGTCCCCTGCTTCCCGCATCATAGGTATCTCCATGCATTCCCAGCCCGCCTATGCCAAAAAGATGCTGCAGATAGGGGCCAAGGGCTATGTGACGAAGAACTCCTCCAAAGAGGAAATGATTGCTGCCATCCTGGAGGTGCATAGTGGCAACCGGTATATCTGTGATGAGATCAAGAACAATATTTCAGAACTGGTGCTGGAAGAGAACCGCGAAATGCCCAATGTCAATTCCCTGACCGACCGGGAGATCCAGATCATTCACCTCATCAAGGAGGGGCAATCGTCCAAAGAAATTGCCAGCGGCCTGAAGATATCACTCAAGACCGTGGAAGTACACCGGCATAATATTCTCAAAAAATTGAAACTGAAGAATTCGGCCTCCCTGGTCAATTTCATCAACAGTGTGGCTACCAACATTTAA
- a CDS encoding amidophosphoribosyltransferase, with amino-acid sequence MAFIRLRKPFSYYQQQYGTVMWGLNKLYLLMEKQHNRGQDGAGVASVKLNVEPGYPFLHRIRSNQNQPIADIFTRINEDVKELEKYQPDILKHPGLMKGHIPFLGELLLGHLRYGTQGKNNVEFCHPFIKRNTIPARNLALAGNFNLVNTDELFSLINIDPGDFQKQSDLAAMMEVIHHFLTQADENSPGALDVLGMLRKAVPLFDGGFTVGGLLGNGDSFVFRDANGIRPAYYYISDEVVVAASERAAIRTVFNVGENEVLELMPGMGLITKSDGRVVVEQVMEPRERRACSFERIYFSRGSDEKIYRERSQLGYNMSNQVLKAVNYDTKNTIFSFIPNTAEVAFYGLWKGLDDYLKKVKIERILSWGKDITEDKLSEMINRKIRIEKIAIKDVKMRTFITADTSRNEMVQHVYDITYGTVSKGQDTLVVIDDSIVRGTTLKESIVRMLARLEPKKIIILSSAPQIRYPDCYGIDMSKLGDFIAFKAATELLKESGRESYLQQIYEQCKELHRMGQLHTKNLVRLVYEPFTPEQISDKIAQQITPQGLNIPVQVIFQTVESLHQACPTNTGDWYFTGNYPTPGGNRVVNQAFINYMEGRNVRGY; translated from the coding sequence TTGGCATTCATCCGATTACGTAAGCCGTTTTCTTATTATCAGCAGCAGTACGGTACAGTGATGTGGGGCCTTAACAAGCTCTACCTCCTCATGGAAAAGCAGCACAACCGCGGACAGGATGGCGCCGGTGTAGCCAGTGTAAAACTGAATGTAGAGCCGGGTTATCCTTTTCTTCACCGTATCCGCAGCAACCAGAATCAGCCCATCGCAGATATTTTCACCCGGATCAACGAGGATGTGAAAGAACTGGAGAAATACCAGCCGGATATTCTCAAACACCCGGGCCTCATGAAAGGACATATCCCCTTCCTGGGCGAATTATTGCTGGGACACCTCCGTTACGGTACCCAGGGCAAGAACAATGTTGAATTTTGTCATCCATTTATAAAGCGGAACACCATCCCGGCCCGTAATCTGGCGCTGGCAGGAAATTTTAATCTGGTGAACACTGATGAGCTGTTCTCTCTCATCAATATTGATCCGGGTGATTTCCAGAAACAGAGTGACCTGGCGGCCATGATGGAAGTGATCCATCATTTCCTCACCCAGGCCGATGAAAACAGCCCCGGCGCCCTGGACGTGCTGGGCATGCTGCGCAAGGCGGTACCCCTGTTTGACGGTGGTTTTACCGTAGGTGGTCTGCTGGGCAACGGTGACTCCTTTGTATTCCGGGATGCCAATGGTATCCGCCCGGCCTATTATTATATCAGCGACGAAGTAGTGGTTGCCGCCTCTGAGCGGGCCGCTATCCGTACGGTTTTCAATGTAGGCGAGAACGAAGTGCTGGAACTCATGCCCGGCATGGGCCTCATCACCAAATCTGATGGCCGTGTGGTAGTGGAGCAGGTAATGGAACCCCGGGAACGCCGGGCCTGCAGTTTTGAAAGGATCTACTTCTCCCGCGGCAGTGATGAAAAGATCTACCGGGAAAGAAGCCAGCTAGGTTACAATATGAGCAACCAGGTGCTGAAAGCCGTTAATTACGACACGAAGAATACAATTTTCTCCTTTATTCCCAATACCGCGGAAGTGGCCTTTTATGGCCTGTGGAAAGGATTGGACGATTACCTGAAAAAAGTGAAGATTGAAAGGATCCTGAGCTGGGGTAAGGACATCACGGAAGATAAACTCTCCGAGATGATCAACCGCAAGATCCGGATTGAGAAGATTGCGATCAAGGACGTTAAAATGCGCACCTTCATTACGGCAGACACCAGCCGCAATGAAATGGTACAGCACGTATACGATATCACCTATGGCACAGTAAGCAAAGGGCAGGATACCCTGGTGGTGATTGATGATTCCATTGTGCGCGGGACCACGCTGAAAGAAAGTATTGTGCGGATGCTGGCGCGGCTGGAACCCAAAAAGATCATCATCCTTTCCTCTGCCCCGCAGATCAGGTACCCTGATTGCTACGGTATTGATATGAGCAAACTCGGTGATTTCATTGCCTTCAAGGCCGCCACCGAACTGCTCAAAGAATCCGGGCGCGAAAGCTATCTCCAGCAGATCTATGAGCAATGTAAGGAATTACACCGCATGGGTCAGCTGCATACAAAGAACCTGGTCCGCCTGGTCTATGAACCCTTCACTCCTGAACAGATCTCTGATAAGATCGCTCAACAGATCACCCCCCAGGGCCTCAACATCCCTGTACAGGTTATTTTCCAGACCGTAGAATCCCTGCACCAGGCCTGTCCAACCAACACAGGCGACTGGTACTTTACCGGCAACTATCCAACCCCGGGAGGAAACCGTGTGGTGAACCAGGCCTTCATCAATTATATGGAAGGCAGGAACGTCCGTGGCTATTAA
- a CDS encoding response regulator transcription factor, with protein sequence MNKISIMIVDDHTLIRETWSFLLGRNEGFEVVAEVGDGQRAIEIARDKRPNIVLLDINMSPLNGFDIIKMIRKLSPGSKVIAVSMHSQPAYAKKMLRLGARGYVTKNSPRQEMLDAITEVYNGQLYICQEVKNILSEQVLSEEENNSGLNTLSEREIEVINLIRDGLSSKEIADRLKLSIKTVEVHRHNILKKLKVKNTASLINYINASGL encoded by the coding sequence ATGAATAAGATTTCCATCATGATTGTGGATGACCACACGTTGATACGTGAAACCTGGTCATTTTTACTGGGACGCAACGAAGGCTTCGAGGTGGTGGCCGAAGTTGGTGATGGGCAACGCGCCATTGAGATTGCGCGTGATAAACGACCTAATATTGTACTGCTCGATATTAATATGTCGCCCCTTAACGGTTTTGACATCATCAAAATGATCCGTAAGCTCTCGCCAGGATCCAAAGTGATAGCCGTTTCTATGCACTCCCAGCCCGCTTACGCCAAAAAAATGCTGCGCCTCGGTGCCAGAGGCTATGTTACCAAGAACTCGCCCCGCCAGGAAATGCTGGACGCCATCACCGAAGTATACAACGGACAATTATATATCTGCCAGGAAGTAAAGAATATCCTTTCCGAACAGGTACTCAGCGAAGAAGAAAACAACTCCGGCCTCAATACCCTCTCAGAACGCGAGATAGAAGTTATTAACCTGATCCGCGACGGACTCTCCTCCAAAGAAATTGCCGACCGCCTCAAGCTGTCCATCAAAACAGTGGAAGTACACCGGCATAATATCCTGAAGAAGCTCAAGGTGAAAAACACCGCTTCCCTCATCAACTACATCAACGCCAGCGGCCTGTAG
- a CDS encoding histidine phosphatase family protein, which yields MKSVLIIRHAKSSWDDPAQDDFDRPLNDRGKRDAPQMAKRLLEKGIQIDCFISSPAKRARRTAGLFAAEYNVTKDQLILVEALYHPGPADIFQAIAHAPGDKDTIALFSHNPGVTEFVNMLTDVRIDDMPTCAVFAVKAPVRHWTEFMEAAKEFWFFDYPKSLTT from the coding sequence ATGAAATCAGTGCTTATTATTCGCCATGCCAAGAGCAGCTGGGATGATCCCGCACAGGATGATTTTGACCGCCCCCTCAATGATCGTGGTAAGCGGGATGCCCCGCAAATGGCGAAGCGCCTGCTGGAAAAAGGAATTCAGATAGACTGCTTTATCAGCAGCCCCGCCAAAAGAGCCCGGAGGACCGCTGGCCTCTTTGCCGCTGAATACAATGTGACCAAAGACCAGCTGATCCTGGTAGAAGCCCTCTACCATCCCGGTCCCGCAGATATTTTCCAGGCTATCGCTCATGCTCCCGGTGACAAGGATACTATCGCCCTCTTCTCCCATAATCCCGGAGTGACGGAGTTTGTCAATATGCTGACTGATGTACGCATAGATGATATGCCTACCTGCGCCGTCTTTGCAGTGAAAGCGCCCGTTCGTCATTGGACTGAATTCATGGAAGCAGCCAAAGAATTCTGGTTCTTCGATTATCCAAAATCACTCACCACCTGA